Proteins from a single region of Deinococcus malanensis:
- a CDS encoding cyclic-di-AMP receptor, whose product MKLVLAVIQDADATALVRVLSENAFEVTKLASTGGFLREGNTTLMIGVTEERLGELKRRVQQTCRSRTRLVAPSVPMGEQHEGLASDPVEVPVGGAVMFVMDVAEFVKV is encoded by the coding sequence ATGAAGCTTGTGCTGGCCGTGATTCAAGACGCCGACGCCACCGCCCTGGTGCGTGTCCTGTCCGAAAACGCCTTTGAGGTCACCAAGCTCGCCAGCACCGGCGGGTTCCTGCGTGAGGGCAACACCACCCTGATGATCGGGGTGACCGAAGAACGCCTGGGCGAACTCAAACGCCGGGTTCAGCAGACCTGCCGCTCCCGCACCCGGCTGGTGGCCCCCAGCGTACCGATGGGCGAACAGCATGAAGGGCTGGCCAGCGACCCGGTCGAGGTTCCGGTGGGAGGCGCCGTGATGTTCGTGATGGATGTCGCTGAGTTCGTCAAGGTCTGA
- the polA gene encoding DNA polymerase I, with protein sequence MTTSPIPDTLVLIDGHALAFRSYFALPPLTNSRGEATNAILGFLRMTLRLARQRTNQVIVVFDPPVKTFRHEQFDGYKSGRAETPADLPGQINRIRALVDALGFPRLEEPGYEADDVIASLTRKAEGSGMQVRIVTSDRDAYQLLDDHVKVIANDFSLIGPDQVLEKYGVTVRQWVDYRALTGDASDNIPGAKGIGPKTAAKLLQEYGSLTGIYEAARAGTLKPDGTRQKLLESEQAVKFSHELSCMVTNLPLEVDFGVGRLPGDPARLDELLTELELHSVRRDILALNSASGADLKVPDSIHDAEAVARPEPAGPLETPVEAPWRTPAAGVVWGYVLSREDDLTADLTAAATFETTEAEGAGVVRVAPVLKQDQRQTGSGAAQESLFDGMLAPEGAAPPTKAQLKAQEKARREAEKAAAKLAARYPDTVSEAEFIGQRAVTAAGAKALAAHLSVRGTAVDPGDDPLLHAYLLDPANTTMATVTPRYLGMPWPADAAGRATVAARLLRDLPPQLDEARTKLYSEMEKPLAAVLTRMEVRGVRLDSEYIQGLAGAAAARLAALEAEIYQHVGHEFSVRSPSQLETVLYDELGLASGRKTKLTGKRSTAVAALEPLRDEHPVIPLILEFRELDKLRGTYLDPLPSLVNPRTGRLHTTFAQTAVATGRLSSLNPNLQNIPIRSDIGREIRKGFIADRGYCLISADYSQIELRLLAHIADDPLMQQAFREGADIHRRTAAQVLGLEEHSITSNQRRAAKTVNFGVLYGMSAHRLSNELGIPYAEAAGFIETYFSTYPGIRGYIDRTLEFGRTQGYVETLYGRRRYVPELAATNRNVREAGERLAYNMPIQGTAADIIKHAMIRLDRELEALGGRLLLQVHDELLIEAPEHRAEDVARVTREVMEGAAKLSVPLAVEVGVGPNWFDTK encoded by the coding sequence ATGACCACGTCCCCCATCCCCGACACGCTGGTGCTGATTGACGGTCACGCGCTGGCGTTCCGTTCGTACTTTGCGCTGCCGCCCCTGACCAACAGCCGGGGCGAGGCGACGAACGCGATTCTGGGGTTCCTGCGCATGACCCTGCGTCTGGCCAGGCAGCGCACCAATCAGGTGATCGTGGTGTTCGACCCGCCGGTCAAGACCTTCCGACACGAACAGTTCGACGGCTACAAGTCCGGCCGCGCCGAGACCCCGGCGGACCTGCCGGGGCAGATCAACCGCATCCGGGCGCTGGTCGACGCCCTGGGTTTTCCCCGGCTGGAGGAACCTGGATACGAGGCGGACGATGTGATCGCCTCCCTGACCCGCAAGGCCGAGGGCAGCGGCATGCAGGTGCGCATCGTGACCAGTGACCGCGACGCCTACCAGCTGCTTGACGATCACGTCAAGGTGATTGCCAACGACTTTTCTCTGATCGGACCGGATCAGGTGCTCGAAAAGTATGGGGTCACCGTACGTCAGTGGGTGGACTACCGCGCGCTGACCGGTGATGCCAGTGACAACATTCCCGGCGCCAAAGGCATCGGACCCAAGACGGCGGCCAAGCTGCTCCAGGAATACGGCAGCCTGACAGGCATCTACGAGGCCGCCAGGGCCGGCACCCTGAAGCCCGACGGAACCCGTCAGAAACTGCTGGAGTCCGAACAAGCGGTTAAATTCAGCCACGAGCTGTCGTGCATGGTCACGAACCTGCCGCTGGAGGTGGATTTCGGTGTGGGCCGCCTCCCGGGTGACCCGGCCCGCCTCGACGAACTGCTGACCGAGCTGGAATTGCACTCGGTGAGGCGCGACATACTGGCCCTCAACTCGGCTTCCGGCGCCGATCTGAAGGTTCCGGACAGCATCCACGACGCAGAAGCTGTCGCGCGCCCCGAACCCGCCGGCCCGCTGGAAACTCCGGTCGAGGCTCCGTGGCGCACCCCAGCGGCAGGCGTGGTCTGGGGGTACGTGCTGTCGCGTGAAGATGACCTGACCGCTGACCTGACCGCCGCCGCGACGTTTGAGACCACAGAGGCCGAGGGGGCAGGTGTGGTACGCGTGGCGCCGGTCCTGAAGCAGGATCAACGTCAGACCGGTTCAGGTGCGGCGCAAGAGTCGCTGTTTGACGGCATGCTGGCCCCCGAAGGTGCCGCGCCTCCCACCAAGGCGCAGCTCAAGGCCCAGGAAAAGGCCCGGCGCGAGGCGGAAAAGGCCGCCGCGAAGCTGGCCGCAAGGTATCCCGACACCGTCAGCGAGGCCGAATTCATCGGGCAGCGGGCGGTCACGGCCGCCGGGGCCAAGGCGCTCGCTGCTCACCTCAGCGTTCGGGGAACCGCGGTGGATCCGGGGGACGACCCGCTGCTGCACGCCTACCTGCTCGACCCCGCGAACACCACCATGGCCACGGTCACGCCCCGGTATCTGGGGATGCCCTGGCCTGCGGACGCTGCCGGTCGGGCGACGGTTGCGGCGCGGCTGCTCCGGGACCTGCCTCCTCAGCTTGACGAGGCGCGCACGAAGCTCTATTCCGAAATGGAAAAGCCGCTCGCGGCGGTCCTAACCCGGATGGAAGTGCGGGGCGTGCGCCTGGACAGCGAGTATATCCAGGGCCTGGCAGGCGCCGCTGCTGCCCGCCTGGCGGCGCTGGAAGCCGAGATCTACCAGCACGTGGGGCATGAATTCAGCGTGCGCAGCCCATCTCAGCTCGAAACGGTGCTGTACGACGAACTCGGGCTGGCCAGTGGTCGCAAGACCAAGCTGACCGGTAAGCGGTCCACGGCCGTAGCGGCCCTCGAGCCTCTGCGTGATGAGCACCCGGTCATTCCACTGATTCTGGAATTCCGCGAGCTGGATAAACTGCGAGGCACCTACCTTGACCCTCTGCCCAGTCTGGTCAATCCGCGCACCGGACGGCTGCATACCACCTTCGCACAGACGGCCGTGGCCACTGGACGCCTGAGCAGCCTCAACCCCAACCTGCAGAACATCCCGATCCGAAGCGATATCGGCCGCGAGATCCGCAAGGGCTTTATCGCTGACCGGGGGTACTGCCTGATCAGTGCCGACTACTCGCAGATCGAGCTCAGACTGCTGGCCCATATCGCCGACGATCCCCTGATGCAGCAGGCCTTCCGTGAGGGCGCGGACATTCACCGCCGCACGGCCGCGCAGGTCCTGGGGCTGGAGGAACACAGCATTACCTCCAATCAGCGCCGCGCAGCGAAAACGGTCAACTTCGGCGTGCTGTACGGCATGAGTGCCCACCGCCTCAGCAATGAGCTCGGCATCCCATACGCCGAAGCTGCCGGCTTTATCGAGACGTATTTCAGTACCTACCCCGGCATTCGCGGCTATATCGACCGGACGCTGGAATTCGGGCGCACCCAGGGCTACGTCGAAACGCTGTATGGCCGGAGGCGCTACGTTCCGGAACTGGCGGCGACCAACCGGAATGTCCGCGAGGCTGGCGAGCGGCTGGCCTACAACATGCCCATCCAGGGCACGGCCGCGGACATCATCAAGCACGCCATGATCCGACTGGACCGCGAACTGGAGGCGCTGGGTGGGCGATTGCTGCTGCAGGTCCACGACGAACTGCTGATTGAGGCCCCCGAACACCGCGCCGAGGACGTGGCCCGGGTGACCCGCGAGGTCATGGAGGGCGCCGCGAAGCTCAGCGTGCCGCTGGCGGTAGAGGTGGGCGTGGGGCCCAACTGGTTCGACACGAAATAA
- the glmM gene encoding phosphoglucosamine mutase has product MSERKYFGTDGVRAVAGEFPLTSAWVMSLGAAAGEVLRRVNPQARVVIGKDTRQSGDMLEAALAAGLTSRGVTVIHVGVLPTPGVSYLTRHLKADAGVVISASHNPYEDNGIKFFGADGQKLSDATEHQIEAAIDEVPGFEPLTGTAMGSVTNYTEAERLYTDFLKSHAPDLRGLKIALDCANGAAYRVAPKVFQAAGADVFAVYTTPDGRNINRGCGSTHMDHLRQIVREGEYDLGVAFDGDADRALFVDSRGQVVHGDHMLLLNARARGEQAVVATIMTNMALEAKLQDAGIPLERTAVGDRYVHERLHEKGLSLGGEQSGHVLFLDISPTGDGVLTALLTLASMKKLGTTLDALHDDLVMYPQTLVNVRVQDKKAIAMDDQVQQAVQQAQERLSGRGRVNLRPSGTENLIRVMVEGQDATEIHEVARVLASVVEARGQA; this is encoded by the coding sequence ATGAGTGAACGCAAGTATTTCGGCACCGATGGGGTGCGGGCCGTGGCCGGAGAATTTCCCCTGACATCCGCCTGGGTCATGAGCCTGGGTGCCGCTGCCGGTGAGGTGTTGCGCCGCGTCAATCCGCAGGCCCGCGTCGTGATTGGCAAGGACACCCGCCAGAGCGGTGACATGCTCGAAGCCGCGCTCGCTGCCGGCCTGACCAGCCGGGGCGTCACCGTGATTCACGTCGGAGTGTTGCCTACCCCCGGCGTCAGTTACCTGACCCGGCACCTGAAAGCGGATGCCGGGGTTGTCATCAGCGCCTCCCACAACCCCTACGAGGACAACGGCATCAAGTTCTTCGGGGCAGATGGCCAGAAGCTCAGTGACGCCACCGAGCATCAGATCGAGGCCGCCATCGATGAGGTTCCTGGCTTCGAGCCGCTGACGGGAACGGCGATGGGCAGCGTGACCAACTACACCGAGGCTGAGCGCCTGTACACCGACTTCCTGAAAAGCCACGCTCCGGACCTGCGCGGCCTGAAAATCGCACTGGACTGTGCCAACGGCGCGGCCTACCGGGTCGCGCCCAAGGTGTTCCAGGCCGCAGGGGCTGACGTCTTTGCGGTCTACACCACGCCCGACGGGCGCAACATCAACCGGGGCTGCGGCAGCACCCATATGGACCATCTGCGCCAGATCGTACGCGAGGGCGAGTATGACCTCGGGGTGGCTTTCGATGGTGACGCCGACCGCGCGCTGTTCGTGGATTCACGTGGTCAGGTAGTGCATGGGGACCATATGCTGCTGCTCAACGCCCGTGCCCGTGGCGAGCAGGCGGTGGTGGCCACGATCATGACGAACATGGCCCTGGAGGCCAAGCTGCAGGACGCCGGAATACCGCTGGAGCGCACTGCGGTCGGCGACCGCTACGTGCACGAGCGCCTGCACGAGAAAGGGCTGAGTCTGGGCGGCGAGCAGAGCGGCCACGTGCTTTTCCTGGACATCTCGCCGACCGGTGACGGCGTGCTGACTGCGCTGCTCACGCTGGCCAGCATGAAGAAGCTGGGCACCACGCTCGACGCCCTGCACGACGACCTTGTGATGTACCCCCAGACCCTGGTCAACGTGCGTGTGCAGGACAAGAAGGCCATCGCCATGGACGATCAGGTCCAGCAGGCGGTGCAGCAGGCTCAGGAGCGCCTCTCGGGGAGAGGACGCGTCAACCTGCGCCCCAGCGGCACAGAAAACCTGATCCGCGTCATGGTCGAGGGCCAGGACGCCACCGAGATCCACGAGGTGGCCCGCGTCCTGGCCAGCGTGGTCGAGGCGCGCGGTCAGGCCTGA
- a CDS encoding phosphotransferase family protein encodes MILDPPLAALHDAWTLVHGTGPAGAARLWPPVLRAAFPGRRRLVETWTGEGAAFARYATAEGPLFLKYLPAGWRDRNAYRRLEREVRFLRDLAPAMPVDHAPLLHGALDRARLRAHLLTPDLTDQTTGWGALSTDEQREDALHEIVRLLARLHAFWAGPGSGLLTGRWAWTPQDVLAQAGRIASDFPPHHPAWVTVQATAEALPALLEAAPQITLVHGDIHSGQVLWRVPDRHPVLIDYGQVHTSLPGEDLAHLLSVRLSAVERLRLGPALRATYQETLADQGLVLSPAALAAQERAGTALNLLSTARQARQSSGSGVQEALSNVAQAWVEQS; translated from the coding sequence TTGATCCTGGATCCACCGCTGGCCGCGCTGCACGACGCCTGGACGCTGGTACACGGTACCGGTCCCGCAGGCGCGGCCCGTCTGTGGCCTCCGGTATTGCGTGCAGCTTTCCCCGGCCGGCGCCGGCTCGTGGAAACCTGGACAGGTGAAGGAGCCGCTTTCGCGCGCTACGCCACGGCCGAGGGGCCGCTGTTTCTGAAATATCTGCCCGCCGGCTGGAGGGACCGGAATGCCTACCGCCGGCTGGAACGTGAGGTCAGGTTTCTGCGAGACCTCGCACCAGCGATGCCGGTGGACCACGCGCCACTGCTGCATGGTGCGCTTGACCGTGCGCGACTGCGCGCACACCTGCTGACCCCCGATCTCACGGACCAGACCACAGGGTGGGGAGCGTTGAGCACGGATGAGCAGCGGGAAGACGCGCTGCACGAAATCGTGCGGCTGCTCGCCCGCCTTCATGCCTTCTGGGCCGGACCAGGGTCTGGACTGCTGACCGGGCGGTGGGCCTGGACCCCTCAGGATGTGCTGGCCCAGGCGGGGCGCATCGCTTCGGACTTTCCACCTCATCATCCGGCATGGGTGACCGTGCAGGCGACTGCCGAGGCCCTGCCTGCCCTGCTGGAGGCAGCGCCCCAAATCACGCTGGTGCACGGTGACATTCACTCCGGACAGGTGCTGTGGCGTGTGCCGGACCGCCACCCGGTGCTGATTGATTACGGGCAGGTCCACACCTCGCTTCCTGGCGAGGACTTGGCACATCTGCTGAGTGTGCGCCTCAGCGCTGTGGAACGCCTGCGGCTTGGTCCCGCACTCAGAGCGACCTACCAGGAAACCCTGGCAGATCAGGGCCTTGTCCTTTCCCCTGCTGCCCTGGCAGCCCAGGAGCGGGCCGGTACGGCGCTGAACCTGCTGTCCACGGCACGGCAGGCGCGGCAGTCTTCAGGCAGCGGGGTCCAGGAGGCGCTGTCCAACGTGGCCCAGGCCTGGGTGGAACAGAGCTGA
- a CDS encoding DNA glycosylase AlkZ-like family protein: MTAHLTPAALRAAAFSTFGLRGTLQGALDRMGFVQADPIRAPARAQDLTLMQRVRGYRAGDLEQLYPQLNAEEDMLPNYGFVPRQVQALLHPREPTQSRVERQYPELLAQVRALLRERGELHPREVSAALGSSRVMNAWGGQSSATTRALEALHYQGGARVTRRAGGVRLYAPAPHLQALREVPWPEEQRLRGAVHLLARLYGPLPEASLGYLISLSRFGFPHLHSTLRAVSRQIVREELHMAVVDGLRYVWLPEQQLEGASAPRGVRIVGPFDPLVWDRRRFTHLHGWTYRFEAYTPPAKRSMGYYALPVFQAERAVGWANLRVEAGGLQADFGFVPGVRQTAALRRGLEAELGRYEIFLGLGG, translated from the coding sequence ATGACAGCGCACCTGACCCCGGCGGCCTTGCGGGCAGCGGCCTTTTCTACCTTCGGACTCCGTGGAACGCTGCAGGGCGCGCTTGACCGGATGGGCTTCGTGCAGGCCGACCCGATCCGTGCTCCCGCCCGCGCCCAGGACCTCACCTTGATGCAGCGGGTGCGCGGCTACCGTGCCGGAGACCTGGAACAGCTCTATCCACAGCTGAACGCCGAGGAGGACATGCTGCCCAACTACGGCTTCGTGCCGAGGCAGGTGCAGGCCCTGCTGCATCCACGTGAGCCAACCCAGAGCCGGGTAGAACGTCAGTACCCGGAACTGCTTGCGCAGGTGCGCGCGCTGCTGCGTGAACGCGGCGAGCTGCATCCGCGTGAGGTCTCGGCGGCCCTGGGGTCCAGCCGGGTCATGAATGCCTGGGGAGGACAGTCCAGTGCCACCACCCGGGCCCTGGAAGCCCTGCATTACCAGGGAGGGGCCCGTGTGACCCGCCGCGCCGGCGGCGTTCGCCTGTACGCTCCTGCTCCGCACCTCCAGGCGCTGCGTGAAGTTCCCTGGCCGGAGGAGCAACGGCTGCGGGGCGCTGTTCATCTTCTGGCCCGCCTCTACGGTCCTTTGCCGGAAGCCAGCCTGGGTTATCTGATCAGCCTGTCCCGGTTCGGCTTCCCACACCTGCACAGCACGTTGCGTGCGGTCAGCAGGCAAATCGTGCGTGAGGAGCTGCATATGGCCGTTGTGGATGGCCTGCGCTACGTCTGGTTGCCCGAACAGCAGCTGGAAGGCGCCAGTGCGCCACGAGGTGTTCGCATCGTGGGACCTTTCGATCCACTCGTCTGGGACCGTCGCCGCTTCACGCACCTGCACGGGTGGACCTACCGCTTCGAGGCCTACACGCCCCCGGCGAAACGCAGCATGGGCTACTACGCCCTGCCGGTGTTCCAGGCTGAACGGGCTGTCGGCTGGGCCAACCTGCGCGTGGAGGCCGGTGGGCTACAAGCTGATTTCGGATTCGTACCGGGTGTGCGCCAGACTGCAGCGCTGCGCCGTGGGCTGGAGGCAGAGCTCGGCCGCTATGAGATTTTCCTGGGCCTGGGCGGGTAA